A region of Microbacterium suwonense DNA encodes the following proteins:
- the manA gene encoding mannose-6-phosphate isomerase, class I, whose protein sequence is MLLTITNEPRDYAWGSTTLLAGLEGRSPSAGPEAEVWFGDHPGDPADVADGGTLDAVTGGSLPYLLKLLAAADPLSIQVHPTREQARAGFAREAGMDAADPARNYRDDNHKPELIVALSDRFEALSGLRPLTQTRRLLASFPDTPGVVELRDRLSKGDEPEALRSTIGWLLSGTADAAVADVIDGLRTADAEGFAETLTAIRGIAQRNPRDPGVVVALLMNFLVLHPGEAIFLRAGLLHAYVSGLGVEIMAASDNVLRGGLTPKHIDVDELLAIVDTSPGEVPVQRPGEK, encoded by the coding sequence ATGCTGCTGACCATCACGAACGAGCCGCGCGACTACGCCTGGGGCTCGACGACGCTGCTGGCCGGACTCGAGGGGCGCAGCCCCTCGGCGGGACCCGAGGCGGAGGTGTGGTTCGGGGATCACCCGGGCGACCCCGCCGACGTCGCCGACGGGGGAACGCTCGATGCCGTCACCGGCGGCTCGCTGCCGTATCTGCTCAAGCTGCTCGCCGCCGCCGATCCACTGTCGATCCAGGTGCATCCGACGCGGGAGCAGGCGCGTGCCGGCTTCGCGCGCGAGGCGGGGATGGATGCCGCCGACCCGGCCCGCAACTATCGCGACGACAACCACAAGCCCGAGCTGATCGTCGCCCTCAGCGATCGTTTCGAGGCGCTCAGCGGACTGCGCCCGCTGACGCAGACGCGGCGACTGCTGGCATCCTTCCCCGACACGCCAGGCGTGGTGGAACTGCGCGACCGGCTCAGCAAGGGCGACGAGCCGGAGGCGCTGCGATCCACGATCGGCTGGCTGCTCTCCGGCACGGCCGACGCAGCCGTCGCCGATGTGATCGACGGGCTGCGCACGGCGGATGCCGAGGGCTTCGCCGAGACTCTCACCGCCATCCGCGGGATCGCGCAGCGCAACCCGCGCGACCCCGGCGTCGTGGTGGCGCTGCTGATGAACTTCCTCGTGCTGCATCCCGGAGAGGCGATCTTCCTGCGCGCGGGCCTGCTGCACGCCTATGTCTCGGGCCTGGGAGTGGAGATCATGGCTGCCAGCGACAACGTGCTGCGCGGCGGACTCACCCCCAAGCACATCGACGTCGACGAGCTGCTCGCGATCGTCGACACCTCACCCGGTGAGGTGCCCGTCCAGCGCCCCGGGGAGAAGTGA
- a CDS encoding O-antigen ligase family protein translates to MAVYTKHPVAAPPAAPARETTGHLMVRAYTVLCLFTVFAHTAVYNLVGPVGSVVVIIVLTLGALGIWIPAVVKSRPTRFPWRRLPWVALGYAALALVSVAWSRWPSATLLTWMLLGAVTMTAMLAATMLSWQEIARALSTTLKAILTLSVLIELWVALVLRHPILPNFAEVPPGKIDPHIYWVRGNLFDDGRIQGVVGNAHTLAMMCLFSLIVFGVLYAARVRRRGMLIAWAALAVVLLVKAASTTVYLGIAVLLAVLAAAILARLTETPRARRAVYAACAIVAVGGTTTAVLLRERILELFGKDSDLTGRLEIWQAVWERAITRPVFGNGFSSPWVPWDPAFHDWIMDHGLTVFHAHDMWLDVFLQLGIVGVVLMAIAWLALTWRAWFFAIDRPRWDLDARRPYSAIALLPLLLTTALLFEGLAESAPIMLWGWLLLVLLSFKMKSVPLIGVGIGERTPVISHGPRGSQVRRAP, encoded by the coding sequence ATGGCCGTGTACACCAAGCATCCTGTGGCGGCACCACCCGCTGCACCCGCCCGAGAGACGACGGGGCATCTGATGGTGCGCGCGTACACGGTGCTGTGCCTGTTCACCGTCTTCGCGCACACCGCGGTCTACAACCTGGTGGGCCCGGTCGGCTCGGTCGTCGTGATCATCGTGCTGACGCTCGGTGCGCTGGGGATCTGGATCCCGGCAGTCGTGAAGAGCAGGCCGACACGGTTCCCCTGGCGTCGTCTGCCGTGGGTGGCGCTGGGCTATGCGGCACTCGCGCTGGTGTCGGTGGCATGGTCCCGCTGGCCCAGCGCGACGCTGCTGACCTGGATGCTGCTGGGCGCGGTGACCATGACGGCCATGCTGGCCGCCACCATGCTGAGCTGGCAGGAGATCGCGCGCGCGTTGTCCACGACGCTGAAAGCGATCCTGACGCTCTCCGTGCTCATCGAGCTGTGGGTGGCGCTGGTGCTGCGGCATCCGATCCTGCCGAACTTCGCGGAGGTGCCGCCGGGAAAGATCGATCCGCACATCTACTGGGTGCGCGGGAACCTCTTCGACGACGGGCGCATCCAGGGTGTGGTGGGCAATGCGCATACTCTCGCGATGATGTGCCTGTTCTCGCTGATCGTGTTCGGCGTGCTGTACGCGGCGCGGGTGCGCCGACGCGGGATGCTGATCGCCTGGGCGGCTCTGGCCGTGGTGCTGCTGGTGAAGGCGGCGTCCACGACCGTGTATCTCGGCATCGCGGTGCTGCTGGCCGTTCTCGCGGCGGCGATCCTGGCGCGTCTGACGGAGACCCCGCGCGCTCGCAGAGCCGTGTACGCCGCATGCGCGATCGTGGCTGTGGGCGGCACGACGACCGCCGTGCTGCTGCGCGAGCGCATTCTGGAGCTGTTCGGCAAGGACTCCGATCTGACCGGCCGGCTGGAGATCTGGCAGGCGGTGTGGGAGCGTGCGATCACCCGGCCGGTGTTCGGGAACGGCTTCTCCTCTCCCTGGGTGCCCTGGGATCCCGCGTTCCACGACTGGATCATGGATCACGGGCTGACGGTGTTCCACGCGCACGACATGTGGCTGGATGTCTTCCTGCAGCTCGGCATCGTCGGCGTGGTGCTCATGGCGATCGCATGGCTCGCCCTCACCTGGCGGGCCTGGTTCTTCGCGATCGACCGGCCGCGCTGGGATCTCGACGCCCGGCGCCCGTATTCGGCGATCGCGCTGCTGCCGCTGCTGCTGACGACGGCGCTGCTGTTCGAGGGGCTGGCGGAGTCGGCGCCGATCATGCTGTGGGGCTGGCTGCTGCTGGTACTGCTCTCGTTCAAGATGAAGTCGGTGCCGCTGATCGGCGTCGGCATCGGCGAGCGCACGCCGGTCATCTCGCACGGACCGCGCGGTTCGCAGGTGCGGCGGGCGCCATGA
- a CDS encoding O-antigen ligase family protein encodes MTPRRLVVSLLGSAEFARAYTLTALTAVFASFLIEQLTSATTLATILGVIAVIGVGMLVTRREELSLLRFAPTSLLGFLALAISSVLWSSNRPHTVLGWLTLLGCATIAITIGHVRDTLQTVRAIGDTLRWLLALSLGMEIMSGILLDMPFAAFGIEGNLALGGPIQGIFGTRNMLGFIAVVALITFVIEWRTQSVHRVVGVLSVALGGFLALLSDSPSVVVLAAGVGVATLALTIVRHTAPARRATVQWVLGALVAAGLVFAFARRHQIIRLLDAGSDFSTRADLWNTILDFVADKPITGYGWFGTWTGSEYPFPYINFQLSDHHQSALNAYFDVLLQLGAVGLALFLIFGGVAIVRSWLVASVRRSVVYAWTPLLLVTLAVESMFESFTLVGAGWLLLVLCALRAGQSRSWRQNIDDAQTGTIPTLGPEK; translated from the coding sequence ATGACCCCACGGCGACTCGTGGTCTCGCTGCTCGGATCGGCGGAGTTCGCCCGCGCCTACACGCTCACCGCTCTCACGGCCGTTTTCGCCTCGTTCCTGATCGAGCAGCTGACGTCGGCGACGACTCTGGCGACGATCCTCGGAGTCATCGCGGTCATCGGAGTGGGGATGCTGGTCACCCGGCGTGAGGAGCTCTCGCTGCTGCGCTTCGCGCCGACCTCTCTGCTCGGCTTCCTGGCGCTGGCGATCAGCAGCGTGCTGTGGTCGTCGAACCGCCCGCACACGGTGCTGGGGTGGCTGACGCTGCTGGGCTGCGCGACGATCGCGATCACGATCGGGCACGTGCGCGACACGCTGCAGACCGTGCGCGCCATCGGCGACACACTGCGCTGGCTGCTCGCGCTCTCCCTGGGGATGGAGATCATGTCGGGCATCCTGTTGGATATGCCGTTCGCCGCGTTCGGGATCGAGGGCAATCTCGCCCTGGGCGGCCCCATCCAGGGCATCTTCGGAACCCGCAACATGCTCGGATTCATCGCCGTGGTCGCCCTGATCACCTTTGTGATCGAGTGGCGTACGCAGTCGGTGCACCGGGTCGTCGGCGTGCTGTCCGTCGCGCTGGGAGGGTTTCTCGCACTGCTGTCCGATTCGCCGTCCGTCGTGGTGCTCGCTGCCGGTGTCGGCGTGGCGACGCTCGCGTTGACGATCGTGCGCCACACCGCACCTGCTCGGCGCGCAACGGTGCAGTGGGTGCTGGGTGCGCTGGTCGCCGCCGGGCTCGTGTTCGCCTTCGCGCGCCGGCATCAGATCATCCGGCTGCTCGACGCCGGATCGGACTTCTCCACCCGCGCCGATCTGTGGAACACCATCCTCGATTTCGTCGCCGACAAGCCGATCACCGGCTACGGCTGGTTCGGCACCTGGACAGGCAGCGAATACCCGTTCCCCTACATCAACTTCCAGCTCTCCGACCATCACCAGTCCGCGCTGAACGCATACTTCGACGTGCTTCTCCAACTCGGCGCGGTGGGGCTGGCGCTGTTCCTGATCTTCGGCGGCGTAGCCATCGTGCGGTCGTGGCTGGTCGCCAGCGTGCGCCGCTCGGTGGTGTACGCCTGGACGCCGCTGCTGCTTGTCACGCTGGCCGTGGAATCGATGTTCGAGAGCTTCACACTCGTCGGGGCCGGCTGGCTGCTGCTGGTGCTGTGTGCGCTGCGCGCGGGTCAGAGCAGATCGTGGCGGCAGAACATCGACGACGCACAGACCGGCACGATCCCGACGCTGGGTCCCGAGAAGTAG
- a CDS encoding glycosyltransferase: protein MTHVLQNVVFPLDRDPDLLPLYADPETWSVIDEEPVRVSNRAHLGNILGRHRARIVSGRRVSLGTYFNAFPASYWQHWTSVREVRLTVRTSGPATVLVYRSNGSGVRQRIDTREVTGDASTSFDLALTEYSDGGWIWFDVVADEKNAVLEGAEWTTEQEPARQGKASLGITTYNKPDYCVDTLRALAESPDALEFVDRIFLIDQGTQLVAEQSGYDEVAVSLGDTLQVIRQANLGGSGGFARAMHETLQRPESDFVQLLDDDVRLEPESLRRSIVFARYATTPVLVGGHMFDLLDRPKLHGWAEVVDEHPFMWRNLYQEKMPHDFGVANLRQSPLLHMRMDADYNGWWMCLIPLETIREVGLSLPAFIKWDDAEFCLRAGEAGYPTVSLPGVALWHVSWVNKDDTIDWQAYFHARNRIVAGLLHSNAPQGGRLLTHSLRVDLKHLMMMQYYPVALRAKALRDVLSGPEHMRQNLATAMPGARALAADFPETVVHRDPSRVLHSRRGRQVFPPLRAHELDSPTGARLRLFTLRTLVSHWLRTLIRRTSSALRSSSARATHCGGEFRASTVPW, encoded by the coding sequence GTGACCCACGTGCTGCAGAACGTCGTCTTCCCACTCGACCGAGACCCCGATCTGCTCCCGCTGTACGCCGACCCTGAGACCTGGTCCGTCATCGACGAGGAGCCGGTGCGCGTCTCCAACCGCGCCCATCTGGGAAACATCCTCGGCCGTCACCGCGCCCGCATCGTCTCCGGCCGCCGCGTCTCGCTCGGCACCTACTTCAATGCGTTTCCCGCCTCGTACTGGCAGCACTGGACGAGCGTCCGCGAAGTGCGCCTCACGGTGCGCACCAGCGGGCCGGCGACGGTTCTCGTCTATCGCTCGAACGGCAGCGGAGTGCGGCAGCGCATCGACACGCGCGAAGTCACCGGCGACGCCTCGACCTCATTCGATCTGGCGCTGACCGAATACAGCGACGGCGGATGGATCTGGTTCGACGTCGTCGCCGACGAGAAGAATGCGGTGCTCGAGGGGGCCGAATGGACCACCGAGCAGGAGCCCGCACGACAAGGCAAGGCCTCGCTGGGCATCACCACCTACAACAAGCCCGACTACTGTGTCGACACGCTGCGCGCCCTCGCCGAATCTCCGGATGCTCTGGAGTTCGTGGATCGGATCTTCCTGATCGATCAGGGCACGCAGCTGGTCGCGGAGCAGTCCGGCTATGACGAGGTCGCCGTCTCGCTCGGCGACACCCTGCAGGTGATCCGGCAGGCGAACCTCGGCGGATCGGGTGGTTTCGCACGTGCCATGCACGAGACGCTGCAGCGCCCGGAGAGCGACTTCGTTCAGCTGCTGGACGACGATGTGCGTCTGGAGCCGGAGTCCCTGCGCCGCTCGATCGTCTTCGCCCGCTACGCGACGACGCCGGTGCTGGTCGGCGGCCACATGTTCGATCTGCTCGACCGCCCCAAGCTGCACGGCTGGGCGGAGGTCGTCGACGAACACCCCTTCATGTGGCGGAACCTGTACCAGGAGAAGATGCCGCACGACTTCGGCGTCGCGAATCTGCGGCAGTCGCCGCTGCTGCACATGCGCATGGATGCCGATTACAACGGCTGGTGGATGTGCCTGATCCCGCTCGAGACGATCCGCGAGGTGGGCCTGTCGCTGCCCGCGTTCATCAAGTGGGACGATGCCGAGTTCTGCCTGCGGGCCGGCGAGGCGGGGTACCCGACGGTGTCCTTGCCCGGCGTGGCACTGTGGCACGTCTCCTGGGTGAACAAGGACGACACGATCGACTGGCAGGCGTACTTCCATGCCCGCAATCGCATCGTGGCGGGCCTGCTGCACTCGAACGCCCCGCAGGGTGGCCGACTGCTCACCCACAGCCTGCGCGTGGACCTCAAGCACCTGATGATGATGCAGTACTATCCGGTGGCACTGCGCGCGAAGGCGCTGCGCGACGTGCTGTCCGGGCCGGAACACATGCGGCAGAACCTGGCGACGGCGATGCCGGGCGCACGAGCGTTGGCGGCAGACTTTCCGGAGACCGTCGTGCACCGCGATCCGAGCCGTGTGCTGCACTCACGGCGAGGACGGCAGGTGTTTCCTCCGCTGCGGGCCCATGAGCTCGACAGTCCTACCGGAGCTCGCCTGCGGCTGTTCACGCTTCGCACGCTGGTTTCCCATTGGCTGCGCACCCTGATCCGGCGAACGTCGAGCGCCCTGAGGTCGAGTTCGGCAAGGGCGACGCACTGTGGTGGAGAGTTCCGCGCTTCGACAGTGCCCTGGTGA
- a CDS encoding glycosyltransferase, with amino-acid sequence MTAAAFDPASAAIVVVTFNRSHLLSGLLTSIRTMDPQPGRVVIIDNASSDDTTAVVDSFREGFGAELVYRRLQTNTGGSGGFSEGMRTAYELGAEWIWMMDDDVEVLPDGLARMGRWSHRFKSIQGRRYDYDGSEFYWQYRIADRMGIPIPFAPSKFDASGFKEMNSGCFEGMFIHRSIVQQIGLPDPRFFIYWDDQMYGWLASRLTTAVIVDEFVLRRTREIRQWDMGIRHMNASSNAYRYYIMRNRAFIKQYYRVHDAYSPALFGLGTTATFFKELIRLVFVERTVRGTSNLFRGLRDGGRIGRDRSWQPMPALEA; translated from the coding sequence ATGACCGCCGCCGCATTCGACCCGGCATCCGCAGCGATCGTGGTCGTCACCTTCAACCGCTCTCATCTGCTGAGCGGGCTGCTCACCAGCATCCGCACGATGGATCCCCAGCCGGGCCGGGTCGTCATCATCGACAACGCCTCCTCGGACGACACCACCGCCGTCGTCGATTCCTTCCGCGAGGGATTCGGCGCCGAGCTCGTCTACCGTCGGCTGCAGACCAACACCGGCGGATCCGGTGGGTTCAGCGAGGGCATGCGCACCGCATACGAGTTGGGCGCGGAGTGGATCTGGATGATGGACGATGATGTCGAGGTGCTCCCCGACGGCCTCGCCCGAATGGGCCGCTGGTCTCATCGGTTCAAGAGCATCCAGGGCCGACGGTACGACTACGACGGCAGCGAGTTCTACTGGCAGTACCGCATCGCCGACCGCATGGGCATTCCCATCCCGTTCGCACCGTCGAAGTTCGACGCGTCGGGTTTCAAGGAGATGAACAGCGGATGCTTCGAGGGCATGTTCATCCACCGCTCGATCGTGCAGCAGATCGGCCTGCCCGACCCCAGGTTCTTCATCTACTGGGATGACCAGATGTACGGCTGGCTGGCGTCGCGCCTGACGACGGCTGTGATCGTCGACGAGTTCGTGTTGCGACGCACGCGTGAGATCCGGCAGTGGGACATGGGCATCAGGCACATGAACGCCTCAAGCAACGCCTACCGCTACTACATCATGCGCAACCGGGCCTTCATCAAGCAGTACTACCGCGTGCACGATGCTTACAGCCCGGCGCTGTTCGGGCTCGGCACGACCGCGACCTTCTTCAAAGAGCTGATCCGGCTGGTCTTCGTCGAGCGCACCGTGCGCGGCACCAGCAACCTGTTCCGTGGCCTGCGCGATGGCGGCAGGATCGGACGCGACCGCAGCTGGCAGCCGATGCCGGCATTGGAGGCATGA
- a CDS encoding S-layer homology domain-containing protein — protein MNDETGSSVSVDPVTGMYSIEDLPAGDYRVQFATQSYWDEATSEYVTPNLVSEYYNDTIDYSASSVVTVTAGSTRSGINATLAKGARITGKITLPAGEPAASLKGVTVSADGPSFAHGIVDASTGNYEIVGLAAGEYRVTFTTTSYWDESASTDVAAPNLVTQYYNGTADWNAADLVAVSAGGMKSGINAQLVKGAKISGKVTLPSGEPITSLRSIRVTAESTSNDTYVQPVGVDPVSGAYTLTGLGAGDYRIRFSAESYWDDAGEKPAPNLVPEYYNDVTDASTAVPISVTEGAARTGINATLARGASLSGKVSLPSGEPATSLRNITVIADGPIHATAQPDPSTGAYTITGLAAGDYTVRFAVGSFWDGTAMIPEPNLISEYFDNTTDFAKAANIKLVAGGSRTGISATLEKGGIISGKVSLPAGEPASSYRGVSVTAWNEFDSAYAAVDPATGNYSLSGLSSGAYTVAFSAAQYFDEVSQTYIEAPNLVSEFYDDELDWASAKKVAVSVGGTVAGINASLAKGATLSGTITAPTGYENIWLSLRSASSLQYAGADASLDENNKYTVKRLAPGDYYVVVGSASSDTAGEQYAQRSGTSSYKVTAPVGGATGVNLTTKKLDAKIEGTATASGFSSNATQGSYLADVIAYQKLDTGWVPSPSRNAAIQKNGSTAYSIPGLAAGTYTVGFEKSQTPYSAASSVKEQWWKNRATLATADAITLAGTKTGVDGTVSPTGSQPPTPSTGFTDVSSTPGSASYSAFATEITWMSGQGISTGYDIGNGKKEYRPFGTVTRDAMAAFLYRAAGSPTFAAPAKSPFTDVSPSSSFYKEITWLANTGITTGWDVGGGKKEFRPFANITRDAMAAFLYRYAGQPAFTAPAKTPFADVPVSNGFYKEITWLASTGISTGWDVSGKKEFRPYNAITRDAMAAFLFRYAHLE, from the coding sequence GTGAACGACGAAACAGGAAGCAGCGTATCGGTCGATCCGGTGACAGGCATGTACAGCATCGAGGATCTGCCCGCGGGCGACTACCGCGTCCAATTCGCTACACAGAGCTATTGGGATGAGGCGACGTCAGAGTACGTGACTCCCAACCTGGTCTCGGAGTACTACAACGACACCATCGACTACAGTGCCTCGTCTGTGGTCACCGTGACGGCTGGGAGCACTAGATCGGGGATCAATGCGACGCTCGCGAAGGGAGCCAGGATCACCGGCAAGATCACCCTTCCCGCCGGCGAGCCCGCCGCGTCGCTGAAGGGGGTGACCGTGTCTGCTGACGGACCATCGTTCGCACATGGAATCGTGGATGCTTCGACAGGAAACTACGAGATCGTCGGACTTGCGGCGGGCGAGTACCGCGTCACGTTCACGACGACGAGCTACTGGGACGAGAGTGCGTCTACAGACGTCGCTGCGCCCAACCTCGTCACTCAGTACTACAACGGCACGGCGGACTGGAACGCAGCCGACCTCGTAGCCGTTTCCGCCGGCGGCATGAAGTCGGGAATCAATGCCCAGCTCGTCAAGGGCGCGAAGATCAGCGGCAAGGTGACGTTGCCGTCGGGAGAGCCCATCACGTCTCTGAGAAGCATCCGCGTCACGGCTGAGAGCACCAGCAACGATACATACGTTCAGCCGGTAGGTGTGGATCCGGTGTCGGGAGCGTATACGCTCACCGGACTCGGTGCTGGCGACTATCGAATTCGATTCTCCGCTGAATCGTACTGGGACGACGCCGGTGAGAAGCCTGCTCCGAATCTCGTCCCGGAGTACTACAACGACGTGACTGATGCGTCAACAGCCGTGCCGATCTCAGTCACGGAAGGTGCCGCTCGGACCGGTATCAACGCCACCCTCGCGAGAGGGGCCAGCCTCAGTGGCAAGGTCTCTCTTCCGTCCGGCGAGCCTGCGACATCGCTGCGAAACATCACCGTCATCGCCGATGGGCCGATCCACGCGACCGCACAGCCAGATCCTTCCACCGGTGCGTATACCATCACGGGTCTCGCCGCCGGTGACTACACGGTTCGCTTCGCGGTCGGCTCGTTCTGGGACGGGACGGCAATGATCCCCGAACCTAACCTGATCAGCGAATACTTCGACAACACGACCGACTTCGCCAAGGCTGCGAACATCAAGTTGGTCGCAGGCGGCTCGCGCACAGGGATCAGCGCGACCCTCGAGAAGGGAGGGATCATCAGCGGCAAGGTCTCTCTTCCCGCCGGCGAACCTGCCTCGTCGTACCGCGGCGTCTCCGTGACCGCATGGAACGAGTTCGACTCAGCCTACGCGGCAGTCGATCCAGCAACCGGAAATTACAGCCTGTCCGGGTTGTCTTCCGGCGCCTACACTGTTGCCTTCTCAGCAGCGCAGTATTTCGACGAGGTGAGCCAGACGTATATCGAAGCTCCCAACCTGGTGAGCGAGTTCTACGACGACGAGCTTGATTGGGCCAGCGCGAAGAAGGTCGCGGTTTCCGTCGGTGGCACTGTTGCGGGCATCAACGCGTCGCTGGCCAAAGGTGCGACACTGAGCGGAACGATCACGGCCCCGACGGGGTATGAGAACATCTGGCTCTCACTCCGCTCGGCCAGCTCGTTGCAATACGCCGGCGCAGACGCCTCTCTGGACGAGAACAACAAGTACACGGTCAAGCGGCTTGCGCCCGGTGACTACTATGTCGTCGTTGGATCTGCCAGCAGCGACACTGCGGGCGAACAATACGCGCAAAGAAGTGGAACGAGTTCGTACAAGGTGACCGCTCCCGTCGGCGGTGCGACCGGCGTCAACCTCACGACCAAGAAGCTCGACGCGAAGATCGAAGGGACAGCGACCGCGTCGGGATTCAGCAGCAATGCCACTCAAGGCAGCTACCTCGCAGACGTGATCGCTTATCAGAAGCTCGACACTGGATGGGTGCCATCCCCGAGCCGGAACGCAGCGATCCAGAAGAACGGGTCGACGGCGTATTCGATCCCGGGCCTCGCAGCAGGAACGTACACCGTGGGATTCGAGAAGTCCCAGACGCCCTACTCCGCCGCAAGCTCGGTGAAGGAGCAGTGGTGGAAGAACCGTGCGACGTTGGCCACAGCCGATGCGATCACGTTGGCCGGGACGAAGACAGGTGTCGACGGTACCGTCTCACCGACCGGAAGCCAGCCACCGACCCCGTCGACGGGATTCACGGATGTCAGCAGCACGCCAGGTTCCGCGTCGTACAGCGCATTCGCGACAGAGATCACCTGGATGTCTGGGCAGGGAATCTCCACGGGGTATGACATCGGAAACGGTAAGAAGGAATACCGTCCTTTCGGCACCGTAACGCGAGACGCGATGGCAGCGTTTCTCTATCGAGCCGCCGGATCGCCGACATTTGCGGCGCCCGCAAAGTCACCGTTCACCGATGTGAGTCCGTCGAGCTCTTTCTACAAGGAGATCACCTGGCTCGCTAATACAGGTATCACGACCGGGTGGGATGTCGGAGGCGGAAAGAAGGAGTTCCGCCCGTTCGCGAACATCACACGCGATGCCATGGCCGCCTTCCTCTACCGCTACGCAGGGCAGCCGGCTTTCACTGCTCCCGCGAAGACGCCGTTCGCGGATGTTCCTGTGAGCAACGGCTTCTACAAGGAGATCACCTGGCTTGCTTCAACGGGAATCTCGACCGGATGGGACGTCAGCGGAAAGAAGGAGTTCCGCCCGTACAATGCGATCACGCGCGATGCCATGGCCGCGTTCCTGTTCCGCTACGCGCACTTGGAGTGA
- a CDS encoding S-layer homology domain-containing protein: protein MRKRVITGAFAIVAAMMVWTGSAANAAASFADVSADRASPAYSEFAAEISWLAGEGISTGWDSGDGVRRFRPWQPITRDAMAAFLYRYAGSPEVDELAAVPFSDVPDDSEFTHEIAWLASTGISTGWEMGDGSRQFRPWDPITRDAMAAFLYRYAGSPHVGTDSGFVDVTARTPFATEIGWLHRLGVTAGYDLPGGSWSFIRGLS from the coding sequence ATGCGTAAGCGCGTCATCACGGGTGCGTTCGCGATCGTTGCCGCGATGATGGTGTGGACGGGCTCTGCGGCGAACGCCGCGGCTTCGTTCGCGGATGTCTCTGCGGATCGCGCATCGCCCGCGTACAGCGAGTTCGCCGCCGAGATCTCGTGGCTGGCTGGCGAGGGGATCTCGACCGGATGGGATTCGGGCGATGGGGTGCGTCGGTTCCGCCCCTGGCAGCCGATCACCCGGGATGCGATGGCTGCGTTCCTCTATCGCTACGCGGGATCGCCGGAAGTCGATGAGCTGGCCGCGGTCCCGTTCTCTGACGTGCCGGACGACTCGGAGTTCACTCACGAGATCGCCTGGCTCGCATCGACCGGCATCTCCACCGGATGGGAGATGGGCGACGGAAGTCGTCAGTTCCGACCCTGGGATCCGATCACGAGGGATGCGATGGCCGCATTCCTCTATCGATACGCGGGTTCGCCGCACGTCGGCACCGACTCGGGGTTCGTCGACGTCACGGCTCGTACCCCGTTCGCTACGGAGATCGGCTGGCTTCATCGGCTGGGTGTCACCGCGGGATACGATCTGCCCGGGGGCTCATGGAGTTTCATCCGTGGTCTTTCGTGA